The Pseudorca crassidens isolate mPseCra1 chromosome 3, mPseCra1.hap1, whole genome shotgun sequence genome includes the window TGCCTggatctccattttcttctgcgTTCCTACTGCCAGGCAACACAcaggtatatatgtcaatataaGCAGATTAATGTTATGTGTCAAAAGTTTATGTTGAAGACTGCTAGGCTGAAGACTGTcgaaaaatgctaaagaaaattaGCATTTTGCCAGGCTCAGCAAACTTAGTGCTCATTGAGTCCAGCAGCTTTTAACAAGAAGTCTGAGGCAACTAAATTCACAAACCCTATCTATGTCACGTTCCTGCTCACTGTCACACACCAACCACTTCTGAGAACACTGATAAAAATTCAAACTTCAGTTTTATGTGCCCTACTCATCTCAAGTTATTGGACTAAACTATATAGGTATTAcaaagtaaaatgtttaaaaatggaaaaaggagtTCAATTATTCAaagtgtgtatgagtgtgtgtatattaTTTTAAGGGCAAAGAGGGAGCTGAGtcctcaaaataaaaatctttagcACACATACAAGAACCAAAATCACCTTACATGCAAAACTGGTCAGTTGAACTAAAATTTTAGAGAGTGATGTATCTACAATGACAACAATCAGGCGACagggaaaaacaatttttttaattcaatatatattttgggACTATAATCCCCacatgaaaaacagaaagatttaCAGCTAATAAAAAGAGTTTCTAATTATTAAGAAACTATTACATGTCAGACATGTTACTAGTTGTTATAccaatattttattcttacaaCTACCCTGTAATGTAgatttatttatcttcatttctcagatgaggaagCTAAGTCTCAGAGCAATTAACTGACCTGCCTAGTGTCACAAAGTAAGGTCAGAGCCAGGATTAAAACCCTAGTCTATTTAGCTCCAAAATGAGGTGCCCTTCTCAACGTACTAccatgaaatttatttaaaaaaaaaatttattttaagcatATGATTGTAAAATGTCCTCAAAGTCCCTAAGTCTACTCTAATAACATTTAGAGGATAAACTTTTTTCTCAAATGTCATCTCAGATGTCAGAGTTGCTGAACAAAAACCTATTTCCCAGAAAGCTTTCTCCTCTGTATCTTAAAAACcagaaaattatgtatttaacTATGTATTGAATTATAATGGCTATGTACTCATAATAACACTAAACTATTGAGATACtctgataataaaagaaaatacaaaggaaatttGCAAACTGCAGAACAACTATGTGGCCTCTCATCAAAAACCTAGTACGATTACCATCTTTAGggattttatttaattcacaATTAGGATAGCTCTTTTCTGCTTATGACATTGCCAAGACGTAACTTTAAATGTCTGTGGGAAGGTGAGATGTAAATCAATACACTCCCCTTCCCTTTTCAGAAGGTCGTACCACAAAAAGATTGTCACCTGAACTAAACAGTGAGTTCAGTAATGTAGTAAATTTACTTTTTGGAGCAAACTCACTGTTACCACAGACCTGTAAGTTCCTGGAATGGCAGACCACAAGTTGAGTAACACTGCTTTAGCCCTGCTAAAGTAACActgctttatttattaaataaataaaatttaataaaaattttattaattttccttgAGTAAATTCATATTGCCTTTATTTCTGAACTACATCAcggtaaaatttttttaaatacatatcttTCTCCAAGTGTTTTGAGACTAGAGTgatgaagaaaggagaaagcaacAATATACTAAAGCATCAAAGATTCTACagcaaagatcagaaagaaaagatcctaaTCAAGGTGGGGTCTTGTGAAAATAAGgccatttttttttcacaccATAATCTACTCTCTTcctatatttaattatttcagcGGTATTTGGCAAATGCACATAAGTTTATATTGTGATGCAAGAAAGTCAAACATGCTTCATCAGaaatttgcaaaatataaaatttaagtcACATTTTATAAAGCAGAGTAATATAAGGAACAACTTATTTTCATGGAAATCTAAACAAGAAATATAGCTTACACCAAATAACAATGTCATAATCCTCATATGCAGATGTTAGGAATTCATGAAGATATGGCCGCATTAATTCTACCCCAGTCTCTGCACAAGACCTATGGTCTAAAAGAAAATCAGTTAGAGATGATGATTAGTTTATTATCATGGACAAGTACCCAATATCAATTAAACTTCTGAAATGTAATATAAACACTCAAATGCAAACTACTTCAGACTAACTTACATCAGCTGACAAAGGGATGTCTTCAAAACACACAATTCAATATTCTTGCAATCCAATTTTAGTTGATCAATTCTGTTCAATTTGCAAAGACCAATATCCAGAATTCAGGCTTATATAATAAacagtaaatttttttctcatctaatCTCTAAAACGTAGATGTTATTTTAGGATATGAAAAACAAACTAGGGCCACATATACTCAATTTTTAGCCATTTACCTACCAAATATAATCATATTTCACCAAAATAACAGGTTTGATTAACTTaataatcaaatttttaaaaaaatttacgcTAACTTATGACATGTACTTAAAGTTAAGGATTAGAGGTAAATAAATCCATTCTAATATCAGGAGTTAACTAATCATTTCTGGCAATATTAGAGGATGAAAGAACAAATTGCTTTTTTTGTtgacatgaaattttaaattcaagaatctgccttggggcttccctggtggcgcagcggttgagagtccgcctgctgatgcaggggacacgggttcgtgccctggtccgggaagatcccacatgccgcggagcggctaggcccgagccatggctgctgagcctgcgcgtccggagcctgtgctccacaacgggagaggccacaacagtgagaggcccacgtaccgcaaaaaaaaaaaagaaaagaatctgccttgaacataattaaatagaaaaccaggaataaaatatcaaaaatgatttttaaataatcataaaatgttAAGTGTTAATCAATAGGGAATCACTTGATTAAATTATCACACATCCATAAACTAGAAAAGCGCCTgaccaaaaaatacatatatttaactcACAATGAATGTTAAATGACTGTGATGTTCAATATATCATTAAGTAAACATAAAAAGGACATACATACAAACACCCTGGAAGATGCACATAAAAATATGAGTGGTCATCTTTGGATCTTGGGATTACGGAtgacttcttttttcccttacaataaaatgatttacttttaaaataaaaagaaaagctttcaaatatttaatattgcaagggaaaaacaaacaaataaaaggggaaaatgccATTGTGGATAACAGAGATGGAGCACAGTTTTAGGTGACTTACCAAATAACGTATAATCAACATCTAGTACCAAAAGTTTTTTCCCTTCCCTGGGAGGATTCAAAACTTCCACTTTGTACTCTTTTACTCTGCGGGAAATTTTCAGTAGGTTTTCCTCCCTAACGAAAAATAAGATCAGATGAAATATTCACTTTTTCTCAAATTACAACCAATTTCCTTTGATGATGAAAAGTACTCACCTATTTTCTACTTCAACTACTTCATCTTCAATATCAAAGTCGTTAATAACATCATCATTGTCAGGAGGTGGACCTAAGACATCTTCCTATTAAGATGAAAAATAGTTTTGTTTGGCCATAttatcattaacataacaaatacATTCATagcataaaaaacaaataagaggTACGATTTGAGTCCAAGAGTCTTGCAAGCACACACTACGGGAAAACTTCCACATTTTATATTTCGTTACATATGTTCACTGGGCAGATTTACCATGTTAAATTTGACCATTAGCACTACTACTACACTTACATCTagctatacactaacaaatttCCCAGTATTTGGTTTCTGCTGAGTTAATAACACATTCATTGTGCAGCTTTTACTTTTCACCGACTGCTAAACTGacaattttaccacaattaaaactaTGATACAACAGTGTGATATAAACCATAATATCTTCAAAGGGACAAATGGTAACAAAAGTAAACATTTACCAAGCTCTCCTCACGAGTTCCCATCATCATGATTTTAGTATTTGGTTTCAGTTTGAGAGCTCCAAGCTTAACATCATTTTCTGCAGGTTTGCCTACAATACAAGCAAATGACTGTTTTCTCACTAAAGTTCAGGTGCTGGTTTCACTATCCCATTACACAAAACCCTAACATTAAAAGGTTTGGTACAGATTCCACAGcaagtttttttccttaaattaacAAACTGTTACTGCTGAATTAGCAATTTCTAACACACTAAGAAGTAGTAATTAACACAAGGTTGGAATTTTTCcccaactcttagaggaacaccTTTAATTCAACtaactaaacaaaataaattcatgttttattctgttgttcaagATGAAGATGACTGTTTTCCAGAAAGTCCTGAAAATTGAGTGCCTGAGATAACTGTACATTTACTGCTACTCAGAACTCAACATTCAATGATAAGACAAACACCGTGAAAATGCCTTTTAACTGAATGTGAACACTGCCTATAATTTACAAATCATTATTACTTTTGAAACAGAAAAGATAATTTGGGGAGAATAAAAGGCCCAAACTGTAATGAAAAGGCTGTGCTAGAAGACAGATACTAGAAATtacactgggggcttccctggtggtccagtggtaaagaatctgccttacaatgcaggggatgcgggttcgatccctggtcagggaactaagatcccacatgccgcagggcaactaagcccgcgcgccacaacgactgagctcgtgcgcctcaactagagcccgcatgctacaaactacagagcccatgcactctggagtctgcgcgccacaactaaagaaaacccgcacaccaaagctagaaagaagcccacacaccacaaagaaagatcccgcatgcctcaacgaagatcccgagtgccgcaactaagaccagaccccgacgcagccaaaaacaatttaattaaataaataaataatacataagtcttaaaaaaaagaaagaaagaaagaaattacactGTTTACCTGGGACTTCCGTGTCACAGGTTTAACAAGCAAACATCAACtgtcagaggaaatcaaaagtaatCTTAATAGTGGTGGTATTTTCAGGTATCCTTAAATATTCTTACTTgtaccatcaaaaaaaaattagggataTCCCTATCAAAGAAATCTCCAAGGGGAAAGACTTATTAAAGTGAACAGATAATAGCTAATATAAAGATTCATAAATATATCAATGCAATAAATTTGAAGAAGGGAGAAGATTACCTTTAACTTTGAGTCCAAGTAACTTCTGGCGTTCTGGTAGCACTCCCGTAAGGGTCTTGAGAAACTGTTTGAGATCTAGCACAGTATCATCTTCTGAAAGTGTGGTCACTGAATATTCCTGTCCACCCCATTTTACAATGATAGGAAGAGCCATCCTTGAAACATACGATGAGGCAGCTTTTGTTCAGAAAGATACCTAGAAAGAAAGGCATACACAAGTTAAAACAGATATATCAAAGATGTATGTAAACTTGCAACTTTAAGTTTTATAAACTGTCATTTGAGTCCTATTTTACAACTTGATGATAGAGAAACAGGATTTTCTACTTACAGAAATGTTATCAGAATGCCAAAAGTTATCGGGAGTCAAAGTTAAAATTCTCCCACCCTCTCAATTTTTGGCTTAAAGTTACAACTTCCTAATATTCTATCAGATTCTCCTGGTTCAAGTGGAAAGCTGCAATAAATGAGCTAACTATTCCTCCCTCTCTGATCAGGTTTATGCTACTGGCAAGTTCCTCCATGATGGACCGTCCATGTTCATTTACCATTTGCAAGGTAGGACAATGAGTTGTTAAGAGCATAAACTCTAGAAACAGATTACCTGGGTTCAGAGGTCAGCTCTCCCTCTTATTAGCTATTTAACCTTGGAAAGCTAACTGACTCTTAGTGCctaggtttcctcatctgtaaaacagggatgctAATACTGCCTAATTCTCAGGGTTCTTAAgaggaataaattaatttttgtaagtcACAtactacctggcacatagtaagctctaAACAAGTAAGTACTGGTTACATAAGTTGTTCTAAAAACTAGAACTGAAGTGTTCCAGGCACTGCGCTAAATAGTAAATGGCCattatttgtttcatatttaatACACTGGACAGTTTTTACTCAATCTCCTTTAACAAGGTTGTTTGATAAGAACTGTCCCTCTTTTACAATTAAGGAAATAgggttcagagaggttatgtaatcTGCTCATCGGCACATAGCTGATAACAGAACAAGTCTTCTGACtaaatctcattttcttcccttACACAACTGTCTCTCTTGAATTGCACCTACAGGAGTTAAGGCACCAAATATCAGTAAATACAAAACCTACAGGCACAGATATAAGTACACAAAGATTATATAGCAGCTGCCACTCATCAACAATAGCATGTAGGTCTCCTCCCCCCATAAAGCTTTCTACCAGTTTTCATAAGTTGGTTCCCCCAACAGGTCAGAGAACTAGATTTTCTAATCTCAAAGTAGTGGTATTTCCAAATGCTGTCATATATTTAATACAACATTTGACTTCACTCTTCAAGTATTACAACCAACTGCAAGAAAGAAGGCAAATTATAAATCTTAACATGCAAACGTAATTTGAAAATTTAAGATGTCTTCAACATGCCCATTAGAAAAGAGCACCGTAAATTCACTTACATTTATTCTATGTTTACAACCTGCTCTACTAAAACTTTAAAGAAGGTGTGTTACTTTAGGGCAATGTATTCTATTTGGAGAGAACTTGCTCTAACAAACCTTATAATCCTCAATAAAAAGCCAAATGGCCCTTTTGAGTCAAActgaaatatcatttaaatattatttttctgagagaagtggaaataaaactgaaaatttacAAGAGCTAGGAATGCAAATAGCACTAATACAGCATACTGTGCTGGGCAGAGCAGAACATGTGAAGTGAGATCACCTGAACTCTAGGTAAGCATGGACAAGTCACTGCACCTCTAGACCagtgttctcaaagtgtggtccccagaccatcCAACAGCATTGACCCCACTTGGTAACTTGTTGGGAATGTAACTGGGTCTGGAGAGAAGAGACCTAGCAATTTGGGTTTTAACAatctctgtctccccctccccccatctctgaggcatgctaaagtttgagagcCAGCGCTCTAGGCTCTTCAATtttctcagccttaaaaaaaaaatgtgccagaTGGCATGGGCTCTATATGCTTAGTAAAGCAGTATACAAATATCATCACCCATGCCACAAGTGGGATCTCCAAGTTGACAATTGCTCTAAAGGACCAAgcacaacaaaacaaacaccataAAAAATTTTACCGCATAAAGTCCTTAAAACTGTTTTTCAGTTACTGAACCTCATTCCTTCAATATTCAGATCATTAACAACAATGGAGCAATGCAATGCAAATGCATG containing:
- the UBLCP1 gene encoding ubiquitin-like domain-containing CTD phosphatase 1, with the protein product MALPIIVKWGGQEYSVTTLSEDDTVLDLKQFLKTLTGVLPERQKLLGLKVKGKPAENDVKLGALKLKPNTKIMMMGTREESLEDVLGPPPDNDDVINDFDIEDEVVEVENREENLLKISRRVKEYKVEVLNPPREGKKLLVLDVDYTLFDHRSCAETGVELMRPYLHEFLTSAYEDYDIVIWSATNMKWIEAKMKELGVSTNANYKITFMLDSAAMITVHTPRRGLIDVKPLGVIWGKFSEFYSKKNTIMFDDIGRNFLMNPQNGLKIRPFMKAHLNRDKDKELLKLTQYLKEIAKLDDFLDLNHKYWERYLSKKQGQ